In a genomic window of Saccharothrix sp. HUAS TT1:
- the ligD gene encoding non-homologous end-joining DNA ligase produces the protein MGGDLSEYRRKRVAGRTPEPVPGGDGVVSGGGGDTFVIQEHHASRLHWDVRLERGGVLVSWAVPKGLPSEPGVVRLAVRTEDHPLEYASFSGVIPRGEYGAGEVVIWDRGRYETVKWSDREVDVVLHGSRVEGGFVFFRGGSGGGSPGGGSGWMVRRRQGAVRPGWVGLPESVAPMLATPAVELPGPASRWAFEFKWDGVRAVARVEGGRVRLTSRSGNDVTGTYPELQGLGAQLGATEVLLDGEIVALAGGRPSFGALQRRMHASAAQARRLVAGTPVTFLVFDVLHLDGSPTVDLPYSRRRELLEGLGLRGAHWLTPRSFPGAGAAVLAASREQGLEGVVAKRLDSRYSPGQRSPWWVKVTSVLTQEVVVGGWRPGVGKRAGLVGSLLVGVPGEGGGLVFAGSVGTGFDQAELEVLTARLSSLGVGRSPFAEGVPRERARGARWVRPVLVGEVVLRQWTADGRMRFPAWRGLRPDKSPGEVRRGG, from the coding sequence ATGGGTGGGGATCTTTCGGAGTACCGGCGCAAGCGGGTGGCGGGGCGGACGCCGGAGCCGGTGCCGGGTGGGGACGGGGTGGTGTCGGGGGGTGGTGGTGACACGTTCGTGATCCAGGAGCACCACGCGTCGCGGTTGCACTGGGATGTGCGGTTGGAGCGGGGTGGGGTGTTGGTGTCGTGGGCGGTGCCGAAGGGGTTGCCGTCGGAGCCGGGGGTGGTGCGGTTGGCGGTGCGCACCGAGGATCACCCGTTGGAGTACGCGTCGTTCTCGGGGGTGATCCCGCGGGGTGAGTACGGGGCGGGTGAGGTGGTGATCTGGGATCGCGGTCGGTACGAGACGGTGAAGTGGTCGGACCGCGAGGTGGACGTGGTGTTGCACGGGTCGCGGGTGGAGGGTGGGTTCGTGTTCTTCCGCGGCGGGTCGGGTGGTGGTTCGCCGGGTGGTGGGTCGGGGTGGATGGTGCGGCGGCGGCAGGGGGCGGTGCGGCCGGGGTGGGTGGGGTTGCCGGAGTCGGTGGCGCCGATGTTGGCGACGCCGGCGGTGGAGTTGCCGGGTCCGGCGTCGAGGTGGGCGTTCGAGTTCAAGTGGGACGGGGTGCGGGCGGTGGCGCGGGTGGAGGGTGGTCGGGTGCGGTTGACGAGTCGGTCGGGCAACGACGTGACGGGGACGTATCCGGAGTTGCAGGGGTTGGGTGCGCAGTTGGGCGCGACGGAGGTGTTGTTGGACGGGGAGATCGTGGCGTTGGCGGGTGGGCGGCCGAGCTTCGGGGCGTTGCAGCGGCGGATGCACGCGTCGGCGGCGCAGGCGCGGCGGTTGGTGGCGGGGACGCCGGTGACGTTCCTGGTGTTCGACGTGTTGCACCTGGACGGCTCCCCCACGGTGGACCTGCCGTATTCGCGGCGGCGGGAGTTGTTGGAGGGGTTGGGGCTGCGGGGTGCTCATTGGTTGACGCCGAGGTCGTTCCCGGGTGCGGGTGCGGCGGTGTTGGCGGCGAGTCGGGAGCAGGGGTTGGAGGGGGTGGTGGCGAAGCGGCTGGATTCGCGGTACTCGCCGGGGCAGCGGTCGCCGTGGTGGGTGAAGGTGACGTCGGTGTTGACGCAGGAGGTGGTGGTCGGGGGGTGGCGGCCGGGGGTGGGCAAGCGGGCGGGTCTGGTGGGGTCGTTGTTGGTGGGTGTCCCGGGCGAGGGGGGCGGGTTGGTGTTCGCGGGGTCGGTGGGGACGGGGTTCGACCAGGCGGAGCTGGAGGTGTTGACGGCGCGGTTGTCGTCGTTGGGGGTGGGGCGGTCGCCGTTCGCGGAGGGGGTGCCGCGGGAGCGGGCGCGGGGTGCGCGGTGGGTGCGGCCGGTGTTGGTGGGTGAGGTGGTGTTGCGGCAGTGGACGGCGGATGGCCGGATGCGGTTCCCGGCGTGGCGGGGGTTGCGGCCGGACAAGTCGCCCGGGGAGGTGCGGCGTGGCGGGTGA
- the ligD gene encoding non-homologous end-joining DNA ligase — translation MAGDALVRVEGRRLKLTNLDKVLYPEVGFTKAEVIDYYTRIAPVLLPHVAGRPMTVRRYPDGVGGKSFFEKNAPSHAPEWVRTVRVATPGSSRGAGYADFVVVDGLATLVWLANLAALELHVPQWSVGARGGRRSPDWVVFDLDPGEPATVVECCRVACRVREVLVGDGLSPVVKTSGSKGLQVCAAVSVSSPERTSEYAKGVARRLAGEFPGEVVWRMGRAERVGRVLVDWSQNNPAKTTVAPYSLRARGLPSVSTPVTWAEVEGCRVVEDLVFLADEVRERVAGSGDLFGGGKSVPLPR, via the coding sequence GTGGCGGGTGACGCGCTGGTGCGGGTGGAGGGTCGGCGGTTGAAGCTGACGAACCTGGACAAGGTGCTGTACCCGGAGGTGGGGTTCACCAAGGCGGAGGTGATCGACTACTACACGCGGATCGCGCCGGTGTTGTTGCCGCACGTGGCGGGTCGGCCGATGACGGTGCGGCGGTACCCGGACGGGGTGGGTGGGAAGTCGTTCTTCGAGAAGAACGCGCCGTCGCACGCGCCGGAGTGGGTGCGGACGGTGCGGGTGGCGACGCCGGGGTCGTCGCGGGGTGCGGGGTATGCGGACTTCGTGGTGGTGGACGGGTTGGCGACGTTGGTGTGGTTGGCGAACCTGGCGGCGTTGGAGTTGCACGTGCCGCAGTGGTCGGTGGGTGCGCGGGGTGGGCGGCGCTCCCCCGACTGGGTGGTGTTCGACCTGGATCCGGGTGAGCCGGCGACGGTGGTGGAGTGCTGTCGGGTGGCGTGCCGGGTGCGGGAGGTGTTGGTGGGTGACGGGTTGTCGCCGGTGGTGAAGACGAGCGGGTCGAAGGGGTTGCAGGTGTGCGCGGCGGTGTCGGTGTCGTCGCCGGAGCGGACGTCGGAGTACGCGAAGGGGGTGGCGCGGCGGTTGGCGGGTGAGTTCCCGGGTGAGGTGGTGTGGCGGATGGGGCGGGCGGAGCGGGTGGGGCGGGTGTTGGTGGACTGGTCGCAGAACAACCCGGCGAAGACGACGGTGGCGCCGTACTCGTTGCGGGCGCGCGGGCTGCCGTCGGTGTCGACGCCGGTGACGTGGGCCGAAGTGGAGGGGTGCCGGGTGGTGGAGGACCTGGTGTTCCTGGCCGACGAGGTGCGGGAGCGGGTGGCGGGGTCGGGTGACCTGTTCGGCGGGGGAAAGTCGGTGCCGTTGCCGCGGTAG
- a CDS encoding GrpB family protein, which translates to MRREASGDEEIRAAWVEEPPVLNSAVRLVEYDPAWPGLFEREARRVRSLLGGEVLRLEHVGSTSVPGLAAKPIVDMVLVVADPADESRYVAPLEAAGYRLVIREPEWHEHRVLKGPDTDVNLHVHPPSSPEVARMVAFRDRLRSDEADRVLYERVKRELAARTWTYIQHYADAKSAVVDDIMSRA; encoded by the coding sequence ATGCGGCGTGAGGCGAGCGGGGACGAGGAGATCCGGGCGGCGTGGGTGGAGGAGCCGCCGGTGTTGAACTCGGCGGTGCGCCTGGTGGAGTACGACCCGGCGTGGCCGGGGTTGTTCGAGCGGGAGGCCCGGCGGGTGCGGTCGCTGCTGGGTGGCGAGGTGCTGCGGTTGGAGCACGTGGGGTCGACGTCGGTGCCGGGGTTGGCGGCGAAGCCGATCGTGGACATGGTGCTGGTGGTGGCCGATCCGGCGGACGAGTCGCGGTACGTGGCGCCGTTGGAGGCGGCCGGGTACCGGTTGGTGATCCGGGAGCCGGAGTGGCACGAGCACCGGGTGTTGAAGGGGCCGGACACGGACGTCAACCTGCACGTGCACCCGCCGTCGAGTCCGGAGGTCGCGCGGATGGTGGCGTTCCGGGACCGGTTGCGGTCCGATGAGGCGGATCGGGTGTTGTACGAGCGGGTGAAGCGGGAGCTGGCGGCGCGGACCTGGACTTACATCCAGCACTACGCGGATGCGAAGAGCGCGGTGGTGGACGACATCATGTCGCGCGCCTGA
- a CDS encoding BTAD domain-containing putative transcriptional regulator, which translates to MRFGLLGPMVVRRADGSPVRVGGPRLRALLALLAVDAGRVVGVGRVREALYGSRPPVGVDNAIQSQVSRLRAVLDVEVERSAAGYRLVVDPGEVDAVRFEELVARGLPGEALALWRGPALRDVGEAPFAAVCAARWEELRLRAVEEHDGAPVGLLRELVAAHPTRERLVARLVRALHREGRQAEALEVFGRARRVLVEELGADPSPVLAAAHGEVVRGERPVARRVLPAQLTGFVGREVELGWVGEALAAFRLVTLTGPGGVGKTRLAVEAAGRESGEVFFVDLAPLGVGGDVPRAVVSALGLREDGLRPVTAPVARLVAALQDRPVLVVLDNCEHVVDDVAALAGALLPACPGLRVLATSREALGVTGEAVRPVPPLGVEGVSSAAVRLFADRAVAVNPSFRLDPVTAPVVAGICRALDGLPLAIELAAARVRSLPVAEVAARLGDRFGLLSRGSRAVVARHRTLHAVVEWSWGLLAQDERVVARRLTVFRGGVTLAGAAAVCGVAGVEELVPSLADKSLVEVSGDRYRMSETIREFCAARLAESGEEQVVLRAHAEHFAGLAAEAAPHLFGAEQLVWLARLAAEDENLTAAARWAAAHDHAVALRLAADLGWPWWLRGSRTQGAELAAEVVRAVGPQAPPGLAEEHLLCVVNASSTGAGLPGAPSPREPLPRGLPGRPTRPFLTVLWGMAHGAPSGGAAELARLRGRLLGSGTWSRALGRLGSGMQHRYAGRVGAAREDFGAALAGFREVGERWGTSLALAQLAALARAGGELGVAVGFLDEALALSRSFGANEHTANLLCVRSEWACHGGDLDGAAADVEEAAVLARSQGAVETVAQALLGRAEVARRRGEAGAARRWCEEALRVCPRGWFGPEQVRSLAHVTAGWVELGCGDGVAAARAWGRAAVSALEWGNQVVLARVVEGHAAAAVAAGDGERAAVLVGAARGLRGEVVVVDPEVVAVERAARAAVGGRFDVVSARGAALGWDGVAALLDP; encoded by the coding sequence GTGCGGTTCGGGTTGTTGGGTCCGATGGTGGTGCGGCGCGCGGACGGGTCGCCGGTGCGGGTCGGCGGGCCGCGGTTGCGGGCGTTGTTGGCGTTGTTGGCGGTGGACGCGGGGCGGGTGGTGGGTGTCGGTCGGGTGCGGGAGGCCCTGTACGGGTCGCGGCCGCCGGTGGGGGTGGACAACGCGATCCAGTCGCAGGTGTCGCGGTTGCGGGCGGTGCTGGACGTGGAGGTGGAGCGTTCGGCGGCCGGGTACCGGTTGGTGGTGGACCCGGGTGAGGTGGACGCGGTGCGGTTCGAGGAGCTGGTGGCGCGGGGTCTGCCGGGTGAGGCGCTGGCGTTGTGGCGTGGTCCGGCGTTGCGGGACGTGGGTGAGGCGCCGTTCGCGGCGGTGTGCGCGGCCCGGTGGGAGGAGCTGCGGTTGCGGGCGGTGGAGGAGCACGACGGGGCGCCGGTGGGGTTGTTGCGGGAGTTGGTGGCGGCGCACCCGACGCGGGAGCGGTTGGTGGCGCGGTTGGTGCGGGCGCTGCACCGGGAGGGGCGGCAGGCGGAGGCGTTGGAGGTGTTCGGGCGGGCGCGGCGGGTGTTGGTGGAGGAGTTGGGCGCGGACCCCTCCCCCGTGCTGGCGGCGGCGCACGGCGAGGTGGTGCGGGGTGAGCGGCCGGTGGCGCGGCGGGTGCTGCCGGCGCAGTTGACGGGTTTCGTGGGTCGTGAGGTGGAGTTGGGGTGGGTGGGTGAGGCGTTGGCGGCGTTCCGGTTGGTGACGTTGACGGGGCCCGGTGGGGTGGGCAAGACGCGGTTGGCGGTGGAGGCGGCGGGTCGGGAGTCGGGTGAGGTGTTCTTCGTGGACCTGGCGCCGTTGGGGGTGGGTGGTGACGTGCCGCGGGCGGTGGTGTCGGCGTTGGGGTTGCGGGAGGACGGGTTGCGGCCGGTGACGGCGCCGGTGGCGCGGTTGGTGGCGGCGTTGCAGGACCGGCCGGTGCTGGTGGTGCTGGACAACTGCGAGCACGTGGTGGACGACGTGGCGGCGTTGGCGGGGGCGTTGTTGCCGGCGTGTCCGGGGTTGCGGGTGTTGGCGACGTCGCGGGAGGCGTTGGGGGTGACGGGCGAGGCGGTGCGGCCGGTGCCGCCGTTGGGGGTGGAGGGGGTGTCGTCGGCGGCGGTGCGGTTGTTCGCGGATCGGGCGGTGGCGGTGAACCCGTCGTTCCGGTTGGACCCGGTGACGGCGCCGGTGGTGGCGGGGATCTGCCGGGCGTTGGACGGGTTGCCGCTGGCGATCGAGTTGGCGGCGGCGCGGGTGCGGTCGTTGCCGGTGGCGGAGGTGGCGGCCCGGTTGGGTGACCGGTTCGGGTTGTTGTCGCGGGGCAGTCGGGCGGTGGTGGCGCGGCACCGGACGTTGCACGCGGTGGTGGAGTGGAGTTGGGGGTTGTTGGCGCAGGACGAGCGGGTGGTGGCGCGGCGGTTGACGGTGTTCCGGGGTGGGGTGACGTTGGCGGGTGCGGCGGCGGTGTGCGGGGTGGCGGGTGTGGAGGAGTTGGTGCCGTCGTTGGCGGACAAGTCGTTGGTGGAGGTGTCCGGTGACCGCTACCGGATGTCGGAGACGATCCGGGAGTTCTGCGCGGCGCGGTTGGCGGAGTCCGGTGAGGAGCAGGTGGTGCTGCGGGCGCACGCGGAGCACTTCGCGGGGTTGGCGGCGGAGGCGGCGCCGCACCTGTTCGGGGCGGAGCAGCTGGTGTGGTTGGCGCGGTTGGCGGCGGAGGACGAGAACCTGACGGCGGCGGCGCGGTGGGCGGCGGCGCACGACCACGCGGTGGCGTTGCGGTTGGCGGCGGACCTGGGGTGGCCGTGGTGGTTGCGGGGTTCGCGGACGCAGGGTGCGGAGCTGGCGGCGGAGGTGGTGCGGGCGGTGGGGCCGCAGGCGCCGCCGGGGTTGGCGGAGGAGCACTTGTTGTGCGTGGTGAACGCGTCGTCGACGGGTGCGGGGTTGCCGGGCGCCCCGTCGCCGCGGGAGCCGTTGCCCAGGGGGTTGCCGGGTCGGCCGACGCGGCCGTTCCTGACGGTGTTGTGGGGTATGGCGCACGGGGCGCCGTCGGGGGGCGCGGCGGAGTTGGCGCGGTTGCGAGGGCGGTTGTTGGGGTCGGGGACGTGGAGTCGGGCGCTGGGCCGGTTGGGGTCGGGGATGCAGCACCGGTACGCGGGGCGGGTGGGTGCGGCGCGGGAGGACTTCGGTGCGGCGTTGGCCGGGTTCCGGGAGGTGGGTGAGCGGTGGGGCACGTCGTTGGCGTTGGCGCAGTTGGCGGCGTTGGCGCGGGCCGGTGGGGAGCTGGGGGTGGCGGTGGGGTTCCTGGACGAGGCGTTGGCGTTGTCGCGGTCGTTCGGGGCGAACGAGCACACGGCGAACCTGTTGTGCGTGCGGTCGGAGTGGGCGTGCCATGGCGGTGACCTGGACGGCGCGGCGGCCGATGTGGAGGAGGCGGCGGTGCTGGCGCGGTCGCAGGGGGCGGTGGAGACGGTGGCGCAGGCGTTGCTGGGTCGGGCGGAGGTGGCGCGGCGGCGTGGTGAGGCGGGTGCGGCGCGGCGGTGGTGCGAGGAGGCGTTGCGGGTGTGCCCGCGGGGGTGGTTCGGGCCGGAGCAGGTGCGGTCGTTGGCGCACGTGACGGCGGGGTGGGTGGAGTTGGGGTGCGGTGACGGCGTGGCGGCGGCGCGGGCGTGGGGTCGGGCGGCGGTGTCGGCGTTGGAGTGGGGCAACCAGGTGGTGTTGGCGCGGGTGGTGGAGGGGCACGCGGCGGCGGCGGTGGCGGCCGGTGACGGTGAGCGGGCGGCGGTGCTGGTCGGTGCGGCGCGGGGGTTGCGGGGCGAGGTGGTGGTGGTCGACCCGGAGGTGGTGGCGGTGGAGCGGGCCGCGCGGGCTGCGGTGGGCGGCCGGTTCGACGTGGTGTCGGCGCGGGGCGCGGCGTTGGGGTGGGACGGGGTGGCGGCCCTGCTCGACCCGTGA
- a CDS encoding PPOX class F420-dependent oxidoreductase — protein sequence MPRIATADTVSRDDLLAFLRPRHRALLVTTRSDGRPQVSPVACGVDGQGRIVVSTYPRRAKSRNARRDERVTVCVLSDDWDGPYVQVDGRAEVLDLPGALEPLVEYYRCIAGEHPDWDEYREAMRRQGKVLIRVTIERWGPVATGGFPPDLAG from the coding sequence ATGCCGAGGATCGCCACCGCCGACACCGTGTCCCGCGACGACCTGCTCGCGTTCCTGCGGCCCCGTCACCGGGCCCTGCTGGTGACCACGCGTTCCGACGGGCGGCCGCAGGTGTCGCCGGTGGCGTGCGGTGTGGACGGGCAGGGGCGGATCGTGGTGTCGACCTATCCGCGGCGGGCGAAGTCGCGCAACGCCCGCCGGGACGAGCGGGTCACGGTGTGCGTGCTGTCCGACGACTGGGACGGCCCGTACGTGCAGGTCGACGGGCGGGCGGAGGTGCTGGACCTGCCCGGGGCGCTGGAGCCGCTGGTGGAGTACTACCGGTGCATCGCCGGTGAGCACCCGGACTGGGACGAGTACCGGGAGGCGATGCGGCGGCAGGGCAAGGTGCTGATCCGGGTGACGATCGAGCGGTGGGGTCCGGTCGCCACCGGCGGTTTCCCGCCCGACCTGGCGGGCTGA
- a CDS encoding VOC family protein has protein sequence MPGTPDSPARGVRRVELGAAHPEPVAGFYAELLGWVIIAEPDGSFTGWVGDRLATHVRPGASGWRVVFAGSGPRELDGAAVDRGRVLHGPWAPPPRPGEPCWVELAAGPDSDDHWAGELGWQVRDPGAKSTLYDVAVADDRRPVAGRVTADGGWSCHFAVPDATRAAADAVALGGTVAAGPERTPAGVVVTVADPAGNTAVLLEDPPGWGGARCADRPGT, from the coding sequence GTGCCCGGTACCCCCGACAGCCCAGCGCGCGGTGTCCGCCGCGTCGAACTGGGCGCCGCCCACCCCGAACCCGTCGCCGGCTTCTACGCCGAACTGCTCGGCTGGGTGATCATCGCCGAACCCGACGGCTCGTTCACCGGCTGGGTCGGCGACCGCCTCGCCACCCACGTGCGACCCGGCGCGTCCGGCTGGCGCGTGGTGTTCGCCGGGTCCGGGCCGCGCGAGCTCGACGGCGCCGCGGTCGACCGGGGCCGCGTGCTGCACGGCCCGTGGGCGCCGCCGCCGCGCCCCGGCGAGCCGTGCTGGGTCGAACTGGCGGCCGGCCCCGACAGCGACGACCACTGGGCGGGCGAGCTGGGCTGGCAGGTCCGCGACCCCGGCGCCAAGAGCACCCTCTACGACGTCGCGGTCGCCGACGACCGCCGCCCCGTCGCGGGCCGCGTCACCGCCGACGGCGGCTGGAGCTGCCACTTCGCCGTCCCCGACGCCACCCGCGCCGCCGCCGACGCCGTCGCCCTGGGCGGCACGGTGGCGGCCGGACCCGAGCGGACGCCCGCGGGGGTGGTGGTCACCGTCGCCGACCCGGCCGGGAACACCGCCGTGCTGCTGGAGGACCCGCCCGGCTGGGGCGGCGCCCGGTGCGCCGACCGCCCGGGAACCTGA
- a CDS encoding putative bifunctional diguanylate cyclase/phosphodiesterase — protein MDGNGALHREVLDRADVGFGVTDASGTLAWVNPALAEILGVPARQVVGRSLPALLPGAPERPRPGLALLTTGAHHAGHRWLEVACHPLPDDGAGGRGRLLYRVVDVTSWRDRELEATHEADALRRAQVLGRMGTWEWHLAEDRVVWSDTLLEMFGFAPGTTLDLDGYAALVHPEDLPMIQATLQEALRSGAGFSFTHRTVPVAGHDERWFECFGEVVADPDGAPRRVLGSAHDITRARRVHDELLALAEQDPLTGLANRRAVTRELERRLAGGAPGAMLLLDLDNFKDVNDLRGHTVGDRLMKALGAALRSRLEPSQLIGRLGGDEFAVVLPGATPADAVRVAERLRDAVTALPPGGAASGNVTVSTGVAAYGPGDTWELVLANADLALYASKAAGRDRVTVYEPGHYADTAKRVSVLDRLRTALDHGGLALHAMPMVQLATGRTLGHELLLRLEDGREPHLGPAEFLPEAERSNLVLDIDRWVLSTAVDALVAHPDPELRFNVNVSGRTLEDPDFGGFVLDLLATAGVAPGRLGLEITETAAVTNLDAARALALQLRGFGCRITLDDFGSGFGSFVHLKHLPITGIKIDGEFVRGIDERSTDAVLVAGIVQIAQGLGLSAVAEWVERPAQVDALLRLGVRVGQGFHLGRPRPLAQVLSEQPQPPNGALSSRMAGAEDGARS, from the coding sequence GTGGACGGCAACGGCGCGTTGCACCGCGAGGTGCTCGACCGGGCCGACGTCGGTTTCGGTGTGACGGACGCGAGCGGCACGCTGGCCTGGGTCAACCCGGCGCTGGCGGAGATCCTGGGCGTGCCGGCGCGGCAGGTGGTCGGCCGGTCGCTGCCCGCGCTGCTGCCCGGCGCCCCCGAACGGCCCCGACCCGGCCTGGCGCTGCTGACCACCGGCGCCCACCACGCCGGCCACCGCTGGCTGGAGGTCGCCTGCCACCCCCTGCCCGACGACGGCGCCGGCGGGCGGGGACGGCTGCTGTACCGGGTGGTGGACGTGACCTCCTGGCGCGACCGGGAGCTGGAGGCCACCCACGAGGCCGACGCGCTGCGCCGCGCCCAGGTCCTGGGCCGGATGGGCACTTGGGAGTGGCACCTGGCCGAGGACCGGGTGGTGTGGTCGGACACGCTGCTGGAGATGTTCGGGTTCGCGCCGGGCACCACCCTGGACCTCGACGGCTACGCCGCCCTGGTGCACCCCGAGGACCTGCCGATGATCCAGGCCACCCTGCAGGAGGCGCTGCGCTCGGGCGCCGGGTTCTCCTTCACCCACCGCACGGTCCCCGTCGCCGGGCACGACGAGCGGTGGTTCGAGTGCTTCGGCGAGGTCGTCGCCGACCCCGACGGCGCCCCGCGCCGGGTGCTGGGCAGCGCGCACGACATCACCCGGGCCCGCCGCGTGCACGACGAGCTGTTGGCGCTGGCCGAGCAGGACCCGCTGACCGGGCTGGCCAACCGCCGCGCGGTGACCCGCGAGCTGGAGCGCCGGCTCGCCGGCGGCGCACCGGGCGCGATGCTGCTGCTGGACCTGGACAACTTCAAGGACGTCAACGACCTGCGCGGCCACACCGTCGGCGACCGGCTGATGAAGGCCCTCGGCGCGGCCCTGCGGTCCCGGCTGGAGCCCTCGCAGCTCATCGGCCGCCTCGGCGGCGACGAGTTCGCCGTCGTCCTGCCCGGCGCGACCCCCGCCGACGCCGTCCGCGTCGCCGAACGGCTGCGCGACGCGGTCACCGCCCTGCCGCCGGGCGGCGCCGCGAGCGGCAACGTCACCGTGTCCACCGGCGTCGCCGCCTACGGGCCCGGCGACACGTGGGAGCTGGTGCTGGCCAACGCCGACCTGGCCCTGTACGCGTCCAAGGCCGCCGGCCGCGACCGCGTCACCGTCTACGAACCCGGCCACTACGCCGACACCGCCAAGCGGGTCTCGGTGCTGGACCGGCTGCGCACCGCCCTGGACCACGGCGGCCTGGCGCTGCACGCGATGCCGATGGTGCAGCTGGCCACCGGCCGGACCCTGGGCCACGAGCTGCTGCTGCGCCTGGAGGACGGCCGCGAGCCCCACCTCGGCCCGGCCGAGTTCCTGCCCGAGGCCGAGCGGTCCAACCTGGTGCTCGACATCGACCGGTGGGTGCTGTCCACCGCGGTCGACGCCCTGGTCGCCCACCCCGACCCCGAGCTGCGGTTCAACGTCAACGTCTCCGGCCGCACCCTGGAGGACCCCGACTTCGGCGGGTTCGTGCTCGACCTGCTCGCCACCGCGGGCGTCGCCCCGGGCCGGCTGGGCCTGGAGATCACCGAGACCGCCGCGGTCACCAACCTCGACGCCGCCCGCGCGCTGGCGCTGCAGCTGCGCGGCTTCGGCTGCCGCATCACCCTGGACGACTTCGGCTCCGGGTTCGGCTCGTTCGTGCACCTCAAGCACCTGCCCATCACCGGCATCAAGATCGACGGCGAGTTCGTGCGCGGCATCGACGAACGCTCCACCGACGCCGTGCTCGTGGCCGGCATCGTGCAGATCGCCCAGGGGCTCGGCCTGTCCGCGGTCGCCGAGTGGGTGGAGCGGCCCGCGCAGGTCGACGCGCTGCTGCGACTGGGCGTGCGCGTCGGCCAGGGCTTCCACCTCGGCCGGCCCCGACCGCTGGCACAGGTCCTCTCGGAGCAGCCACAGCCGCCGAACGGCGCATTGTCGTCCCGCATGGCCGGTGCGGAGGATGGGGCGCGTTCCTGA
- a CDS encoding glycerophosphodiester phosphodiesterase has protein sequence MTANHPYLSGPHPRAFAHRGWHLDELAGMENSLAAFRRAAREGFRYLETDVHATSDGVVVVHHDAVLDRTTDATGPVAAQPWSAVRRAKVGGREPVARLEDLLEELPDALVNVDVKADSAVVPVLEVLRRVDALHRVCLASFSDKRLARLRRLGGPGLLTSMGPRSVGALWAAGRAPLVGLPVRGAVAQVPVNQGRLLVVDGRFVRVAHRRGLEVHVWTVDEQAEMRRLLDLGVDGLVTDRPDLLRDVLVDRRAWAG, from the coding sequence GTGACCGCGAACCACCCCTACCTGTCCGGGCCGCACCCCCGCGCGTTCGCCCACCGGGGCTGGCACCTCGACGAGCTGGCGGGGATGGAGAACTCGCTGGCCGCGTTCCGCCGCGCCGCCCGGGAGGGGTTCCGCTACCTGGAGACCGACGTGCACGCCACCTCCGACGGGGTGGTGGTGGTGCACCACGACGCGGTGCTGGACCGCACCACCGACGCGACCGGCCCGGTGGCGGCGCAGCCGTGGTCGGCGGTGCGCCGGGCGAAGGTCGGCGGGCGGGAGCCGGTCGCGCGGCTGGAGGACCTGCTGGAGGAGCTGCCCGACGCGCTGGTCAACGTCGACGTCAAGGCCGACTCGGCGGTCGTGCCGGTGCTGGAGGTGCTGCGCCGGGTCGACGCGCTGCACCGGGTGTGCCTGGCGTCGTTCTCCGACAAGCGGCTGGCCCGGCTGCGGCGGCTGGGCGGCCCGGGGCTGCTGACGTCGATGGGCCCGCGCTCGGTCGGGGCGCTGTGGGCGGCGGGCCGGGCGCCGCTGGTGGGGCTGCCGGTGCGGGGCGCGGTGGCGCAGGTGCCGGTCAACCAGGGCCGGCTGCTGGTGGTCGACGGCCGGTTCGTGCGCGTCGCGCACCGGCGCGGCCTGGAGGTGCACGTGTGGACGGTGGACGAGCAGGCCGAGATGCGGCGGCTGCTCGACCTCGGGGTGGACGGGCTGGTCACCGACCGGCCCGACCTGCTGCGCGACGTGCTGGTCGACCGGCGGGCCTGGGCGGGCTGA